In Equus quagga isolate Etosha38 chromosome 14, UCLA_HA_Equagga_1.0, whole genome shotgun sequence, one DNA window encodes the following:
- the LOC124225734 gene encoding 39S ribosomal protein L13, mitochondrial-like produces the protein MNTRHIAFSGNKWEQKVYSSHTGYPGGLKQVTAAQLHQKDPVAIVKLAIYGMLPKNLHRRTMMQRLHLFPDEDIPEDILKNLVEELPQPRKVPRRLDECTQEEIEAFPRVWSPPEDYRL, from the coding sequence ATGAACACAAGGCACATTGCATTTTCTGGAAACAAATGGGAACAAAAAGTGTATTCCTCACATACTGGCTACCCAGGTGGATTGAAACAAGTAACAGCTGCTCAACTTCACCAGAAGGATCCAGTGGCAATTGTAAAACTGGCTATTTATGGCATGCTGCCAAAAAACCTTCACAGAAGAACTATGATGCAGAGGTTGCATCTTTTCCCAGATGAAGACATACCAGAAGATATTCTTAAGAATTTAGTGGAAGAGCTTCCTCAACCTCGGAAAGTACCCAGACGTCTAGATGAGtgcacacaagaagaaatagaggcttTCCCAAGAGTGTGGTCTCCACCTGAAGATTATCGGCTATAG